One Candidatus Zixiibacteriota bacterium genomic window, AACCGGTCAACTATGAATTGCTTGATTTATTGTTTGTACACCAGGCGAATTTGCATATACTTGGCGCGTGATCCGAAAACGACGTCAGAAAACAAAGCGCGTGCATCTGGTTCTGCTGGTCAACGAGAAGGCACATAATTATGATGCCAGACTGGTCGATCAATTGGTAACCATGATCAAGGCTGCCGAGGGCAATTATTCGGTTCTTCGGCCGGGTTCGGCTCAGGAATTGGCCGACGCCGCCCGAGCAGCCTGTGGTCTGCGACGCCCCGGCCGTCTCCTCCCGGCTCAATTTGCCAAGCGGGGACCGGTGACCGGACTGGTCGCCTGTGGCGGCGACGGTACTTTCAACCTCATAGCTCGCGCGGCACTTCGTACCGAACTGCCGGTCGGAGTTATCCCGATGGGGCGTTTCAATAATATCGCTCGATCCCTCTATAAGGTCTGTGATCATAGTCTATGCTTTGATAAGATCATGGAACGGACTTATCGTATGATCGATGTCGGCATGGTGGCGGGACAGCCGTTTTTCGGAGCGCTCGGATTTGGATTCACGAAGGAGTTGCTGCTGGAACTGGAAAACCGCAAACAGCCCTGGACGAGTATCGGCTGGTCACGACTGGCGTCCACAGCCGCCAAGGCTGTCAAGCGGCGGAAAACAGTGATAACTATCGATGCCTTCCGAGTCGAGCTTACTCCCGCAATTCTCAACATTCATTTATTGCCGTATGCGCTGGGACTGCCCTGGTCGCAGGCCTCGATTCCCGACGATGGCCTCGCTGAGGTGATTTTCGATGTCAACGCGACCGACAAAGAACAGGCAACTCTTATCTCAGGACTGAGTAGAAATAAGTACGTATATGGCACCGGCATCCGGCTCTATCGCGGCCAGAATGTCATGTTGCAACCAACTCGGGACCGGTTGATGTACCTGGACGGCGAGTTGATCGAGGTTCCCTCGAACCTGCTCGACATCCAGGTACATCAGCAGAAGTTGAAAGTGTTTTTATAAGTCGTGCGCACAATTTTCCGGCTGATCTGTGTATTTCTTTTATTCGGTGTTACGGCGGTTATCGCGGCCGATGAGGAACCACTTGACTCCGTTCCTATACCGGAGGATACGGTCCAGGTTGTTCCGGAACCGGAGGACAGTGTCGTTGTCCCGGAAATTCTCAAGGATACCACGATGTATCTGCCGGGAACGGCGCTGCTGGGTTATTTGGATGTAACCGATTCGGTTGATCTGGAACAACATCTGCCGCAGAAACCAATGACCGCCCTGCTTAAATCGATGGTGGTTCCCGGTTGGGGTCAGCTTGGCAATAAGCGCTATTTCAAAGCGGCGCTTTATGCCGGCCTTGATGCCTTGTTTATCGTGCGAGCGGTTAACTATCGTAAAGAAGCCAGAGATTTTTACGATCTTTACCAAGCGGCCGACTCGATCGATGAGCGCAATGTTTATTACGCCGATTACGACAACCGCCGTACGCGACGCAACAAAGCCACCTGGTTTGCCGTGATCGTTACTTTCCTGGCCACATTCGACGCTTATGTCGATGCGCACCTCGCGGGTTTTCCGACAGAGGCCGATGAAAAGGCGCTCTCGTTCGAGGTTGAGCCCGATATGGAGGGTGGGATCAGCGCCCGCCTGACCTGGCAGTTTTAGTCGCGCAACACGAACTGCTTGATATCCAGCCCGTAATTCTCAGGATCGATATAACGGAGGATTTTACGATCGCGGTATTGCGGTTGTGATAAGTCCGCCCAGACTGCCGCATCGCGCAGGCCGTCGCGGTCGCCGACAATTTTGACGTAAGGTCGTGAGCGGTCCGCCTCATTGGTGGTCAAAACCAGAGCGATCTCGTCACTGCTGAGCAGGACCAGCGAACCGGCCGGGTAAACACCGACGACGTTGGTGAAAATCTTGAGCAGGAACGGATCGAATTTGTTTTTCATCTGGAAATGCATTTTACGCAGCGCTTCGTCCGGGGAGCCGTCTCCCTTGAGATAAACTCGTCCCGAGGAGAGGGCATCAAAGGTGTCGGCGATGGCAATGATGCGTGAAAACAGATTCAGGCGGCGTTTCCGATAACGAAGCACCGGATAACCCTGAAACTCGTTGGTAATATGATGCTCGAAGGCGCCGCGCGCTGCACGGGCGGTGTGGGTATCCAGTTTCATGTTGCGCAGGATGGTTTTAGTCCCGAGCAGCGGATGGCGCTGCATTTGTATCCAGTCGTCTTCATTGAACGACTCCGGTTTCTTGACCAGGTCCTGCGGCAGTTTGACCTTGCCGATATCGTGAAACAAGGCCGAGAAACCGAGCTGAGAGAGTCGTGGGCGATCCATCCCGAGCCGTATCCCGAGCGTCAGTGAATAGACGCAAACATTGGTCGAATGGGCGTAAGTGTAGTCGTCGAAATTTTTGATTGCAGTCAGCTCCAGCATCGAGGCTTCGTCTTTGACGATATGGTCGATCAGGGAATGCACCACCCGCTTGGTTTTGGAGACGTTCACCTCGCGGTCTTCGTTGGTGCGTGAAACCGCTTCCTGGACGACATCGATGGCGTGGAAAAACGTCTTACGAGCCGCCGACCGGAACTGCATGCGGACTTCCTGCATCGAATCATTTCCGGCCAGCATCCTGGCCGTTAGTAAATTGATGCCGGGGATGTCGGTCTGTTTGAGACGCTCGGATAGTTCTTCGACATTGTCGCGATCGGGACGAATCATCGAAAGGAACTTGAACAACAGCTCGATTTTGTCGATCCCGATCTCTTCAAGGAACTCGATCCCGCCAAGTCCGACTTTGTCCCATTCCGCTATGACGGCGGCTGCGCCGGAGAGGCCCTGGTCATCGAACCGCACCATTTTCTCGTCGACGAAATAGCGGCCGTTGATGACCTTGAGACTCACTTCACCGGATTGCTTCAACAGCACACCCAGGTGTTTATGGAAAGTCTCCGCCTGGCGTTTGAAAGTAGGATTGTTCGGTTCCAGGATACGGGCATTTTTATAGAGAACGAAAAAGCTGTTAAGCAGGTCGGTTTCCAACTTGCCGCCGACGATCCGTTCCAGTTGTTGAGTGGCGCTGTCCATCATTCACTCCCGAATACGATTTCACGCCGGTGCTGAATCGCAGCCGCGGCCCGGCGACGGATGTCGGGACGCCAACTGCCGCCCAGTTTGATCAATGTTTTTTGCGCCCGGTCACCGGGGTTGTGGCAGAGAGCCTCGAAAGCCGCTTCGCGATAGAAAGCCAGTCCGGAGTCGCGGAAGAGATTATATTTCTTGATCAACTGCATCAGATATCCCACCGCGGCATCGGAACCGAGAACCGAGAAAGCGTTAAGCAGCATTTGTTGTTCGTCCGGATTCAGGGCAGGGAACTGGTCGTCGTTGATGATTTCACTGATTACCTCGAACGCCGCCGTTCCGCGACGTTTGACGATGGCCTGGACTGCCTCACGGCGAATTTGCGCATCGGGGTCATCGACCAACTGTCGCAGGAGTTCTAAAGCCTCCTCGTGCGGTGAGGTAATCAGGGCGTTGACCAGTTCCCGGCGTACTTCCAGAGCATCATGGTGAAGCACCCGTTCGAGATACTTGAGCGCTTTGCGATCCTGAATGCGTCCCAGGATCGAGACGGCGTTGCAAACCACATTGTGGCGCTTGTCGAAAATTCCCCTGGATATTATTTCGAGATTGTTGCTGCCGCGTGCGGTCAAGTAATCCTTAAGCGCTTCACGATGTACGCTGTGCTCGAACTCACCGAGCAGATCGGTGATATTGCCCAGTGATTCCCAGCCGAAGCAATCGAGATATCTCTTGATCTCGGCTACGCCGACCTGTTGGTGATTGTTGAGAGAATTGGCCAGAATCATCAGGCGATCACGACTTCCGGCGGTGGTGACGGCATCCTTGAGGCGTTCGGCCCACAGTCCGCGATCGTTGCGGAGCTGGTTTTCGAGGTCCTGCATGTAGATCAGCAGTTGGCCGGCTTCTATCAGACGAGCCCGACCGATAAACTCGGTGAGGACTTTTTCGGCGATCGTGACCGACTCGTAGAAATCGTTCATCTCCGCTTCCTGGAGGAGCATTTCCTTGACGATTTCGAGGGTCGATTCATACTCGTCGAACTCGGCGTCCTCGTTGAGCAACTCGCGGATTGTGGCCTCGTCCTCTTCGCTGGCACGGTATTCCTTGTTCAGGATCAGTCGCGTATCCGGTTCGGAACCGGCAGTTGTTTTGGCCGCGGGTTTTTCCTCGGCGCCCATCGTCTCGGCCAGGTCGTTGAGGAACCGGGCCGCCGCCGAGGAGTCATCGACTACTTCGTAATCGCTAATTGGAGCGGCGAAGGTCGCCACGGCCGATCCTGCCGGTACGCCTCGACCGGACATCTGTCCGGCGACGTTGGGCGTGGGGGAGGAGTCATCGAAAGTTATTTCGCCATGTTCGAGACCGCTGTCGTATTCGGCTGAGCCGTCGTGGCTGAAAATGGCGTCGTAGCTGTCCGCCTGTTCGAAACCGAATACGGCTTCGGCCTGACGACGCTGTTTTTTCTCCTTGAGATACTCCTGAATCTGGAAGCCGTCGTCGTAGTCGGCCAGGGCGACATCCTCGACCGTCTGAAAACCGAAACGCGAGAGCTCCGCCTCCCAGAGCATGGTCGGCAGGTCCAGCTCCCGCCCCGGACTGTTCATGTAGGTTTTAACGGCCGCGAGGAGCTTGTAGACTTCGTCAACATCCAGACCGTCGCGGAAGACAATCGTGGTCAGGCCGGCCTCGAAAAACATCCCGGCGAGGCGTTCTTCCTTGCCGCGATCCTCGAACATGATCTCCCCCTGATAGCGGACGACATCGCGGTCGATATCGAATTCGAGATCGCCGAATGTTTCCACCACCGCTACCAGCCGCTCGGAGAACGATTGTTTCAACGACTGCGGCAGGGGATTGTCCTCGGGATAGGTCGAGACGACCTTAATCACCTTCAGCAGGTCTTTGAGGATGAACCCGATCTCTTTGAGTCGAGCTTTTTTCTGGGCGTCTTCGCTCATATCTGCACTCAAAACTCCTCTTCATCTATAGATCGGCAGAAAAACAGGCCTGCTTAAGGGTTTTTGGGGAGAGGGGGGGCAATTGAAACACTTGATCTACGACGATCGGGTGGTATCTTACGTCTGTATTCAAAGGGTCAGGTTGCATTGGGGACGTGAAATGAGACACGGGATCGCCGTTTGGTCCGGGTATGTGTGGCCCGAGGCTTGCCTCGGGTTTCCAGAACGCAGACAGGTGAAAGATGCCGCGACTGCGACACTATGATCATCTCGGTACAGCGAGGTTCGTGACCTTCTGCTGCTACCACCGCTATCGTTTGTTAACCCGCCCGGAAGACATTCGACTGTTGCTTGATATCATCGGCTCGCGGTGTCGAGAACGATTGATTCAGTTGGTCGGGTATGACATAATGCCCGAGCACGTGCACTTGGTGCTGGTGCCGGAAGACACGGTCGAGATCGGTCGTTTTGTGGGGGAGTTGAAGTCGCATTCCGCCCGACGCATCCTGGAAAGATGGAGGTCTCGGGGACGGGGTATCCCCGAGGCCCTCAAGATAGAGGGCAAATCGGGGACTTCTTATCGCTTCTGGCAGGCGCGATGTTACGATCACAATTGCCGATCGCCCGAGACGGTTCGAGAGAAGATTCGTTATTGTCACAACAACCCCGTGAAACGCGGCTTAGCAACAGAACCGGGAGCGTGGCCCTGGTCGAGTTACCGCTGGTATCATGGATTGGACGGAGTGGAGTTGGAGATTGATGACTTCGGCCTATGTTGAAAATCCCACTGGAAACCCGGGGCAAGCCCCGGGCCACCCGACCGGACGAGTGGGGAATTTGGTTCGACGCTGGTGGTGCGGATCTGCTGATTTGGGATGAGTATCCGCTTGAACAGTCCAACAAAGGTGCATATCTTGATAATAGTGCGATTTCTGATCAAAGGGGAAATGGGAGATGAGAAAACTCAGAAATATCCGACATGTCCTGACGATACTACTGTTGTTCGCATGTTCCATAGCGGCGGACAGCCTCGTATCAGATGCTTCAAAGGAAAGCATCGATTCCAGACAACAAGCAATTGAAAGAGCCAAGTCTGTTACCGGGATTAACCTGAAGCAGTCGCCCGGGCTCGCGGTGTCTGAAGAACGAGTTTCGAGCGTTTTGTACAGCGACTCTTCGTTGATCGGCACCACCGTGATCTCGGGCGGCGGAGCTGTCTGGAGAGTCGAGATGGAGGGATTACTCTTCAATCTGAACTCTCCGAATCCTGAGTTCCCAAAGAACGCAACGGTCTATATTGATTCGGCGACAGGGGCGTTTCTTAAAGCAGAGTTGGTCCGCTCCGATTGTAAGAACGCCTCTGCTATGAGTGTAGATTCGTCTAGTGTTAGGGCGCAGATGACAATGTTCAAGGAAGCATTTCTCGGTGTCCCGGACCAAGCACCGGCTCTGTCTCTGATACAAGCCTTAGGCCAGGATAGGTTCTATCCGCTTGAGGCCCGCAAGGTTGAGGCTTGGTACGTTGTGTATTCCCTCGATACGTTGGATGCTCGACCGGCCTGGGTAATTTGTATGCTGGGAATGCCGCCGATAGGCCGCATCTCGCCACCGTTTCGGACAGACAAAAGAATCGTGGTTGATGCGACGACGGGCCGAGGGCTACTCGGGTTCTTCTATGGTGGGCAGGACAGCACCATCGTGACCAAAGACAGTTCTGACGAGTAGGTTACATAGGGGGCGTTGTTCTGCTTTTCGGTTGCTGTAAACTTGATCTATGACGATCGGGCGTTGTCTTGCGTCTGTATTCAAAGGGTCAGGTTGAATCGGGGAGGTGAAATGAGACACGGGATCGCCGTTTGGTCCGGGTATGGGTGGCCCGAGGCGCTGGGATAGTTGGAAAATACATATGCGCAGATATTCTGCAAACTATATCCATAATGCGGGCGCCACAAGGCCGCCCGATACGCGAGGTTAGGATTCTTTAGCGCGTAGCGGCGGGGCTTGTCTCCGCCGCGATTGTGGTTTTTCAATAAACCCGTAAGGCTCCGCTTTCCGACGATTGAGCCATGCCACCCGTCGAATTCAACCTTTCAGGAATCGGCCGGGATCGCGGGGATCCCGGCCTGCGATTCTTCGGAGTCCCTTACTTCTGAACGGATGGACCACCGGATATTGGCGGAACCGTTTCCCATAGCCACATACTTCCACCTGTGGACGAGTGGGCCACCGGACCAGGGAAGTAACCGCACCAGACTAATCAAAGGCAGAGACACCCGACCACACATGTTGGCGCAACGAAGCAGAAGCCGGGGCAGACGTCTGCCGCCCACAAGAACCTCCGTAGCCCCGGGCCACCCTTTTACCTGCGCCGAAGGATGAGGTTAAACAAGTCTATACCGCCAAAGCGAAAAAGCCCGCCGGTGGGTTGCCGGCGGGCTTTGTTGCAGTCTGTTTGATCCCTACAGAAGTTCTATCTTCTGACGGCCACGCTTGACTTTTCGCGTGGCGTTGCGGGCATCGAACACCGCCTTGGAATGATCCACCACCCATTGATAATCATAGCTGCTGTGATTGGTCAGGATAACCGTCAGATCAGCCTTCTTCATCATTGCTTCGGTCAACGGCCTGGAGGTGTGTTTGGTATGATTCCAGTCGATGGTATGGACGTAGGGATCGTTATATTGGATCCTGGCTCCCTTGTCAGCCAGCAGTTTGATCACATCGAGCGCCGGAGATTCACGGGTGTCCTTGATGTCCGGTTTGTAGGCGACACCCAGCACCACGATGGTCGACTTGTTAATAGAGCGGGCAAAGCGCTCGTTGAGCATGCGGCTGACCCGTTCCACCACCCATTCCGGCATGTGACTGTTAATATCGCCGGCCAGCTCGATAAAGCGGGCATAATAATTCAACGACTTGAGCTTCCA contains:
- a CDS encoding HEAT repeat domain-containing protein, which produces MSEDAQKKARLKEIGFILKDLLKVIKVVSTYPEDNPLPQSLKQSFSERLVAVVETFGDLEFDIDRDVVRYQGEIMFEDRGKEERLAGMFFEAGLTTIVFRDGLDVDEVYKLLAAVKTYMNSPGRELDLPTMLWEAELSRFGFQTVEDVALADYDDGFQIQEYLKEKKQRRQAEAVFGFEQADSYDAIFSHDGSAEYDSGLEHGEITFDDSSPTPNVAGQMSGRGVPAGSAVATFAAPISDYEVVDDSSAAARFLNDLAETMGAEEKPAAKTTAGSEPDTRLILNKEYRASEEDEATIRELLNEDAEFDEYESTLEIVKEMLLQEAEMNDFYESVTIAEKVLTEFIGRARLIEAGQLLIYMQDLENQLRNDRGLWAERLKDAVTTAGSRDRLMILANSLNNHQQVGVAEIKRYLDCFGWESLGNITDLLGEFEHSVHREALKDYLTARGSNNLEIISRGIFDKRHNVVCNAVSILGRIQDRKALKYLERVLHHDALEVRRELVNALITSPHEEALELLRQLVDDPDAQIRREAVQAIVKRRGTAAFEVISEIINDDQFPALNPDEQQMLLNAFSVLGSDAAVGYLMQLIKKYNLFRDSGLAFYREAAFEALCHNPGDRAQKTLIKLGGSWRPDIRRRAAAAIQHRREIVFGSE
- a CDS encoding diacylglycerol kinase family protein, coding for MHLVLLVNEKAHNYDARLVDQLVTMIKAAEGNYSVLRPGSAQELADAARAACGLRRPGRLLPAQFAKRGPVTGLVACGGDGTFNLIARAALRTELPVGVIPMGRFNNIARSLYKVCDHSLCFDKIMERTYRMIDVGMVAGQPFFGALGFGFTKELLLELENRKQPWTSIGWSRLASTAAKAVKRRKTVITIDAFRVELTPAILNIHLLPYALGLPWSQASIPDDGLAEVIFDVNATDKEQATLISGLSRNKYVYGTGIRLYRGQNVMLQPTRDRLMYLDGELIEVPSNLLDIQVHQQKLKVFL
- a CDS encoding HD domain-containing protein encodes the protein MMDSATQQLERIVGGKLETDLLNSFFVLYKNARILEPNNPTFKRQAETFHKHLGVLLKQSGEVSLKVINGRYFVDEKMVRFDDQGLSGAAAVIAEWDKVGLGGIEFLEEIGIDKIELLFKFLSMIRPDRDNVEELSERLKQTDIPGINLLTARMLAGNDSMQEVRMQFRSAARKTFFHAIDVVQEAVSRTNEDREVNVSKTKRVVHSLIDHIVKDEASMLELTAIKNFDDYTYAHSTNVCVYSLTLGIRLGMDRPRLSQLGFSALFHDIGKVKLPQDLVKKPESFNEDDWIQMQRHPLLGTKTILRNMKLDTHTARAARGAFEHHITNEFQGYPVLRYRKRRLNLFSRIIAIADTFDALSSGRVYLKGDGSPDEALRKMHFQMKNKFDPFLLKIFTNVVGVYPAGSLVLLSSDEIALVLTTNEADRSRPYVKIVGDRDGLRDAAVWADLSQPQYRDRKILRYIDPENYGLDIKQFVLRD
- a CDS encoding transposase gives rise to the protein MPRLRHYDHLGTARFVTFCCYHRYRLLTRPEDIRLLLDIIGSRCRERLIQLVGYDIMPEHVHLVLVPEDTVEIGRFVGELKSHSARRILERWRSRGRGIPEALKIEGKSGTSYRFWQARCYDHNCRSPETVREKIRYCHNNPVKRGLATEPGAWPWSSYRWYHGLDGVELEIDDFGLC
- a CDS encoding DUF5683 domain-containing protein is translated as MRTIFRLICVFLLFGVTAVIAADEEPLDSVPIPEDTVQVVPEPEDSVVVPEILKDTTMYLPGTALLGYLDVTDSVDLEQHLPQKPMTALLKSMVVPGWGQLGNKRYFKAALYAGLDALFIVRAVNYRKEARDFYDLYQAADSIDERNVYYADYDNRRTRRNKATWFAVIVTFLATFDAYVDAHLAGFPTEADEKALSFEVEPDMEGGISARLTWQF